One Onthophagus taurus isolate NC chromosome 11, IU_Otau_3.0, whole genome shotgun sequence genomic window carries:
- the LOC111424131 gene encoding potassium/sodium hyperpolarization-activated cyclic nucleotide-gated channel 1-like, with the protein MREKHYCTLSERSILESALPKLHPSTSKWRRYIREVRKILLISEHNPRTKARFRSRESVFTEAKRHLKESKVTMHPFSLLAMYKDIVMLITWYVYFFTATLYMTLHWESRVNCARYILYALKPILGVHIVMSFFMGFYNESGDYVEVRPKAIAINYLCGFFILDLSLFICPEVGHIYPDLFVYEGILHLLIFFHIPSVTKCLRVITLLLDLGNSVHELTSLVSTSLMLIHFFSVLICCYPEFRTGFHTMSNTSWVMLAGVPPKSNICGFRKYLVCLHKVCAMFLGPCSGMWNVRDLDEIIIFIIIILTGMFYMAYVTALVLQMSLSIRSSGNLYKHIIYQLTYYCRVKKLPDTITKRVKLYYSTRFKEKYFRENLILSTLSQHLQLELKLHNCRKILRSTWLFQSLAPSVVGRIIMQLETLIVLPNDLIKDHKSPDYIFFITSGEVAIYTKDGMELLHICDGDYFGEISVLSNLNLLESSEVNKSLSYVAVYITELLVMRKETFKHHVIQHPEALHQIIERAKIRNLLNQERIHKFNVKTKGVSRKVLSRALKRRASTAVYNYS; encoded by the coding sequence ATGCGCGAGAAACATTATTGCACGCTATCTGAAAGAAGTATCTTAGAAAGTGCTTTACCAAAACTACATCCAAGCACATCAAAGTGGCGTCGTTATATTCGTGAAGTTCGTAAAATACTATTGATTTCCGAGCATAACCCGCGTACAAAAGCGCGATTTCGAAGTAGAGAAAGCGTTTTCACAGAGGCAAAGCGTCATTTGAAAGAATCCAAAGTTACAATGCACCCATTTAGCCTTTTGGCTATGTATAAAGATATCGTGATGTTGATTACTTggtatgtttattttttcacTGCGACTCTTTACATGACTTTACATTGGGAATCACGAGTAAATTGCGCCAGATATATTTTGTATGCTTTAAAACCGATTTTGGGGGTGCATATAGTGATGAGTTTTTTTATGGGATTTTATAATGAATCCGGTGATTACGTGGAAGTTCGCCCGAAAGCTATTGCGATAAATTACCTGTgtggtttttttattttagatttatcaCTTTTTATATGTCCCGAAGTGGGTCACATTTATCCCGATCTGTTTGTGTACGAAGGAATTTTACATTTACTGatcttctttcatattccaTCGGTAACGAAATGTTTGAGAGTGATAACTTTGCTACTGGATTTAGGAAACTCTGTACACGAATTAACATCTTTGGTATCAACGTCTTTGAtgttgattcattttttttcgGTGTTGATTTGTTGTTATCCGGAATTTCGAACGGGTTTTCATACGATGTCGAATACTTCTTGGGTTATGCTCGCGGGAGTGCCACCAAAATCAAACATTTGTGGATTTCGGAAGTACCTGGTTTGTTTGCATAAAGTTTGCGCCATGTTTTTGGGACCATGTAGTGGAATGTGGAATGTTCGCGATTTGGAtgaaatcattatttttattataataattttaacaggGATGTTTTATATGGCTTATGTGACAGCTTTAGTTCTACAAATGAGTTTATCTATACGATCATCAGGAAATCTTTACAAACACATTATCTATCAACTGACTTATTATTGCCGAGTAAAAAAGCTTCCTGATACAATAACAAAACGCGTCAAgttatattattcaacaagattcaaagaaaaatattttagggaaaatttgattttaagcACGTTATCTCAACACTTACAATTGGAATTAAAACTTCATAATTGTCGCAAAATTTTAAGATCGACTTGGTTATTTCAATCTTTAGCACCATCCGTTGTTGGTCGTATTATCATGCAATTAGAAACATTAATAGTGCTTCCAAACGATCTAATTAAAGACCACAAATCCCCCGattatattttcttcatcaCAAGTGGAGAAGTTGCTATTTACACGAAAGATGGCATGGAACTTTTACATATTTGCGATGGTGATTACTTCGGAGAAATTTCCGTTTTATCAAATCTAAATCTTTTAGAATCGAGTGAAGTCAATAAAAGTTTGAGTTATGTCGCTGTTTATATCACGGAGCTTTTAGTAATGCgcaaagaaacttttaaacaCCACGTGATTCAACATCCCGAAGCATTACATCAAATTATTGAAAGAGCAAAGATTCGGAATTTACTTAATCAAGAACGGATCCATAAGTTTAACGTGAAAACAAAAGGAGTTAGTCGCAAAGTGTTAAGCAGAGCTTTAAAAAGAAGAGCATCAACTGCTGTGTATAACTAttcgtaa
- the LOC111424163 gene encoding DNA-binding protein D-ETS-4 isoform X1, with protein MVLLTGNTIAMDDSMPQIVPSAGFTPPCDYNSFVDFDLSLLPGGDTAFSASTLLYSPPAELEKPKIFTTFYPNPPDEDKDINLGPDFQKLLPESPNCGGVYLEVPSSKNYHANSPIGALSPYSPQLLSPNYTQDVYSTSPDVSLYNSPRDDFRYMKEDYSSLQIKQESASPTPDVFELLQNSLGETKAIKQESTVDFSILHNYNAVESQIVPQSTPQDHQLLRQVLRDTSFQKKYNIKPLDFEFMSNHIKMEEPDDNTQELMEPVLNLAMKQVKEDVVKTCAELNISSDILKWTPGNVLSWLEFACREHNLPRVNPDQWNIDGCGLVNMTEEEFNKRTLQGGGTLYGKLELWKTTCMEEPMQWQQHTPSSTASSGDISDEDDEDSSSQTIEKPTTSRTSGGSHIHLWQFLKELLASPQVHGSCIRWIDRGEGIFKIEDSVKVAKLWGKRKNRPAMNYDKLSRSIRQYYKKGIMKKTQRSQRLVYQFCQPYCL; from the exons ATGCCTCAAATTGTCCCATCAGCCGGTTTTACGCCGCCTTGTGACTACAACAGCTTCGTCGATTTCGATTTGTCGCTTTTACCCGGTGGGGATACAGCTTTTTCAGCATCCACACTTTTATATTCTCCACCGGCAGAATTAGAGAAACCGAAAATTTTCACCACTTTTTACCCGAATCCGCCGGACGAAGACAAAGATATAAATTTAGGACCGGATTTTCAAAAGCTTCTTCCAGAATCGCCAAATTGCGGTGGGGTTTATTTGGAAGTCCCATCTTCTAAGAACTACCACGCTAATTCTCCTATTGGGGCGCTATCTCCTTATTCGCCTCAATTACTTTCGCCGAATTACACACAAGACGTGTACTCAACATCTCCGGATGTCTCGTTGTATAACTCCCCAAGGGATGATTTTCGATACATGAAGGAGGATTATTCGAGTCTTCAAATTAAGCAAGAATCGGCGTCGCCGACTCCGGATGTTTTTGAATTGTTACAAAATAGTTTAGGGGAGACCAAAGCTATTAAACAAGAAAGCACAGTAGATTTTAGCATCCTCCATAATTACAACGCAGTGGAATCCCAAATTGTACCACAATCAACTCCACAAGATCACCAATTACTTAGACAAGTTCTCCGCGATACTAGCTTCCAGaagaaatataatattaaaccTCTCGATTTCGAATTCATGTCGAATCATATTAAGATGGAGGAACCTGACGATAATACCCAAGAATTAATGGAACCAGTTTTAAATTTAGCCATGAAACAAGTCAAGGAGGACGTTGTTAAAACTTGTGCTGAATTAAATATCTCCTCCg atattttaaaatggacACCAGGGAATGTATTGTCATGGTTAGAATTCGCCTGCCGAGAACACAATCTTCCAAGAGTCAATCCCGATCAATGGAATATTGATGGTTGCGGACTCGTCAACATGACCGAAGAGGAATTCAACAAGAGGACACTTCAG GGTGGTGGTACACTTTATGGAAAACTTGAACTATGGAAAACAACGTGTATGGAAGAACCTATGCAATGGCAACAACACACACCATCAAGTACCGCTTCTAGTGGAGACATATCTGATg aagATGACGAAGATTCATCATCACAAACGATAGAAAAGCCAACAACTTCTAGGACTTCTGGAGGTTCACACATTCACCTTTGGCAATTCTTGAAAGAATTGTTAGCGTCACCACAAGTACACGGCTCGTGTATTAGATGGATAGATCGCGGAGAAGGTAtctttaaaattgaagattcGGTTAAAGTGGCGAAATTGTGGGGTAAAAGAAAGAACAGGCCGGCGATGAACTACGATAAGTTAAGTCGATCTATAAGgcaatattacaaaaaaggtATCATGAAAAAAACGCAGCGATCACAGCGGTTGGTTTATCAGTTTTGCCAGCCTTATTGTCTCtaa
- the LOC111424163 gene encoding DNA-binding protein D-ETS-4 isoform X2 yields MVLLTGNTIAMDDSMPQIVPSAGFTPPCDYNSFVDFDLSLLPGGDTAFSASTLLYSPPAELEKPKIFTTFYPNPPDEDKDINLGPDFQKLLPESPNCGGVYLEVPSSKNYHANSPIGALSPYSPQLLSPNYTQDVYSTSPDVSLYNSPRDDFRYMKEDYSSLQIKQESASPTPDVFELLQNSLGETKAIKQESTVDFSILHNYNAVESQIVPQSTPQDHQLLRQVLRDTSFQKKYNIKPLDFEFMSNHIKMEEPDDNTQELMEPVLNLAMKQVKEDVVKTCAELNISSDILKWTPGNVLSWLEFACREHNLPRVNPDQWNIDGCGLVNMTEEEFNKRTLQGGGTLYGKLELWKTTCMEEPMQWQQHTPSSTASSGDISDDDEDSSSQTIEKPTTSRTSGGSHIHLWQFLKELLASPQVHGSCIRWIDRGEGIFKIEDSVKVAKLWGKRKNRPAMNYDKLSRSIRQYYKKGIMKKTQRSQRLVYQFCQPYCL; encoded by the exons ATGCCTCAAATTGTCCCATCAGCCGGTTTTACGCCGCCTTGTGACTACAACAGCTTCGTCGATTTCGATTTGTCGCTTTTACCCGGTGGGGATACAGCTTTTTCAGCATCCACACTTTTATATTCTCCACCGGCAGAATTAGAGAAACCGAAAATTTTCACCACTTTTTACCCGAATCCGCCGGACGAAGACAAAGATATAAATTTAGGACCGGATTTTCAAAAGCTTCTTCCAGAATCGCCAAATTGCGGTGGGGTTTATTTGGAAGTCCCATCTTCTAAGAACTACCACGCTAATTCTCCTATTGGGGCGCTATCTCCTTATTCGCCTCAATTACTTTCGCCGAATTACACACAAGACGTGTACTCAACATCTCCGGATGTCTCGTTGTATAACTCCCCAAGGGATGATTTTCGATACATGAAGGAGGATTATTCGAGTCTTCAAATTAAGCAAGAATCGGCGTCGCCGACTCCGGATGTTTTTGAATTGTTACAAAATAGTTTAGGGGAGACCAAAGCTATTAAACAAGAAAGCACAGTAGATTTTAGCATCCTCCATAATTACAACGCAGTGGAATCCCAAATTGTACCACAATCAACTCCACAAGATCACCAATTACTTAGACAAGTTCTCCGCGATACTAGCTTCCAGaagaaatataatattaaaccTCTCGATTTCGAATTCATGTCGAATCATATTAAGATGGAGGAACCTGACGATAATACCCAAGAATTAATGGAACCAGTTTTAAATTTAGCCATGAAACAAGTCAAGGAGGACGTTGTTAAAACTTGTGCTGAATTAAATATCTCCTCCg atattttaaaatggacACCAGGGAATGTATTGTCATGGTTAGAATTCGCCTGCCGAGAACACAATCTTCCAAGAGTCAATCCCGATCAATGGAATATTGATGGTTGCGGACTCGTCAACATGACCGAAGAGGAATTCAACAAGAGGACACTTCAG GGTGGTGGTACACTTTATGGAAAACTTGAACTATGGAAAACAACGTGTATGGAAGAACCTATGCAATGGCAACAACACACACCATCAAGTACCGCTTCTAGTGGAGACATATCTGATg ATGACGAAGATTCATCATCACAAACGATAGAAAAGCCAACAACTTCTAGGACTTCTGGAGGTTCACACATTCACCTTTGGCAATTCTTGAAAGAATTGTTAGCGTCACCACAAGTACACGGCTCGTGTATTAGATGGATAGATCGCGGAGAAGGTAtctttaaaattgaagattcGGTTAAAGTGGCGAAATTGTGGGGTAAAAGAAAGAACAGGCCGGCGATGAACTACGATAAGTTAAGTCGATCTATAAGgcaatattacaaaaaaggtATCATGAAAAAAACGCAGCGATCACAGCGGTTGGTTTATCAGTTTTGCCAGCCTTATTGTCTCtaa
- the LOC111424130 gene encoding autophagy protein 12-like, with translation MSEEIKKPDENESDSLSSNFDRRVSLENNEVKLDKIKYDILLKPTGDVPIMKKKKWSVEADKPIGWIIDFMKKYLKLDPQDRLFLYVNQNFAPSRDQIVRNLYECFGADGKLVLHYCKTPAWG, from the exons ATGagtgaagaaattaaaaaaccgGACGAAAACGAATCGGATTCGTTATCGTCTAATTTCGATCGTCGCGTTTCATTAGAAAATAACGAAgtaaaattagataaaataaaat atgatattctTTTAAAACCAACGGGAGATGTGCCGAttatgaaaaagaagaaatggtCTGTAGAAGCTGATAAACCAATTGGATggattattgattttatgaaaaagtacTTAAAATTAGATCCACAAGATAGATtg tttttgtatgtAAATCAAAACTTTGCACCTTCCAGAGACCAAATAGTGAGGAATTTATATGAATGTTTTGGTGCTGATGGTAAATTAGTTTTACATTATTGTAAAACACCAGCTTGGGGATAA
- the LOC111424249 gene encoding transmembrane protein 237, with product MTTKTLSRSKKLRSKDEIVQEIVPQVHKPTRRDTSSDRDTQRTDYSEESLESNKNYLTEDKNENYTSSKELTDSETHKNSNKTDSDSKKDSNKHSHFTDSRPQSLSFYEDEKIPEELSGNLELLSPEEKKHYKRRNDERNIYNSIQDIYGRDGDEIIPGQFKKSKSRKKKHECEQGMGDSRELMIPKEKKKSKKKKRENSPINSSKKKHRKRDEEYEPKTEITLALEELQDDVFENNIEDFIRHEKVRKSPRKSDKMYIQKKNRFEPANKTSLLRPNIEQNDSNQRHEDRPIEIAQNIQKRWMPFTTFCHGLLGGLAFAHFAYIHSNRNSNDSKYIIHYSNYSDIYTCTFYLLCTICLISVFDRYDIANISKVNFKELIKHRKSCAVVILYVTTMLVHLFAAKVDDKMSLIKYANITELNMTPGEISEWYNLSLGRAIFAFISWIVVSMVSTEDSLSIHLKESF from the exons ATGACTACGAAAACATTATCGCGAAGTAAAAAACTTCGTTCAAAAGATGAAATTGTACAAGAAATCGTTCCTCAAGTACACAAACCGACTCGAAGAGATACAAGTTCAGATCGAGATACCCAAAGAACTGATTATTCAGAAGAAAGTTTAGAATCGAATAAGAATTATTTAACGGaagataaaaacgaaaattatacATCAAGTAAAGAATTAACGGATTCAGAAACAcataaaaattcgaataaaacTGATTCGGATAGTAAGAAAGATTCAAATAAGCATTCTCATTTTACTGATTCAAGACCACAAAGTTTGagtttttatgaagatgaaaaaataCCTGAGGAACTTTCTGGTAATTTAGAATTGTTAAGTCcagaagaaaaaaaacattataaaagAAGGAATGATGagagaaatatttataatagtaTTCAAGATATTTATGGAAGAGATGGTGACGAAATTATACCTgggcaatttaaaaaatcaaaatctcGTAAGAAAAAACACGAATGCGAACAAGGAATGGGTGATAGCAGGGAGTTGATGATAcctaaagaaaagaaaaaaagtaaaaagaaaaaacgggAAAACTCCCCGATAAATTCGTCTAAGAAAAAGCATCGAAAACGAGATGAAGAGTATGAACCAAAAACTGAAATTACTTTAGCTTTGGAGGAGCTTCAAGatgatgtttttgaaaataacattgaagATTTTATTCGACATGAAAAAGTGAGAAAAAGTCCAAGAAAATCAGATAAAATGtacatacaaaaaaagaatagaTTTGAACCGGCTAATAAAACTAGTTTATTGAGGCCAAATATTGAACAAAACGATTCAAATCAaag acatGAAGATAGACCAATAGAAATCGCTCAAAACATCCAGAAACGTTGGATGCCATTTACAACATTTTGTCATGGTTTACTAGGCGGATTAGCATTTGCCCATTTTGCGTACATACACAGCAACAGAAACTCAAACGATTCTAAATACATTATTCATTATAGCAATTATAGCGATATTTATACTTGtactttttatcttttatgcACAATTTGCttaatttcagtttttgaTAGATACGATATCGCTAACATTAgcaaagttaattttaaagagttGATAAAGCATCGAAAAAGTTGTGCTGTAGTTATTTTGTACGTAACGACAATGTTGGTTCATTTATTTGCAGCGAAAGTTGACGATAAAATGTCTTTGATTAAATATGCTAATATCACGGAGTTAAAt aTGACGCCTGGTGAAATTTCGGAATGGTACAACTTGTCATTAGGAAGAGCGATTTTTGCTTTCATATCTTGGATAGTTGTTTCGATGGTTTCAACTGAAGATAGTCTTTCGATTCATCTAAAAGAGTCATTTTAA
- the LOC111424162 gene encoding uncharacterized protein codes for MKYFLQSAYATIFAFWKTILCNFENKVSKNGYKLILKLLTFSSLLLITAIILPFVVYRILIWIYLKLKHKNDFLKIFNFIPSSYFMMDGDYATMKIFLLIESEDGDTIERKAQDFCKAMCENVPEVTGVVKRISGYYYLLKNRYIFDDFFMSVSFNDGMLLTKEKLGSYVTNCAVTNQRLFKIVFFKEPLEKNRYAILFLLHHGISDGHGVWLLMYKYLCDKESIPSQNNLLVPRQQTNFNDPYIDTKTLTYVANHNEPSICKGPYFAIFVEEEISCVPKLKALRKRFNCSMNELFLGIITYNLYRNMNESLDNIPNNMLMGYIHHFLSDYQKDFRNMFFPRTDISNNTYLMAFLAENVTSCSCIEDFIECVRQKSQEAIKSVMLQGSYALSLGVLDFLPKNWLHNFIIRQVSRSILFFSNVGITKGITVGGKRIVGILGGMSPGGSGICTGVVTCNDRLNIMLSTKLPIFNSQDEVQDFMESCIASIHELYEKVTSYSY; via the exons atgaaatattttttacaatcagCTTATGCTACAATTTTCGCATTTTGGAAG ACAATTCTTTGCAATTTTGAGAATAAAGTCTCGAAAAATGGttataaattgatattaaaattgttaacattttCATCTTTACTTCTAATAACAGCAATAATTCTACCGTTTGTGGTTTATCGTATTTTAAtttggatttatttaaaattaaaacataaaaatgattttttgaaaatattcaattttataccATCGTCTTACTTTATGATGGACGGAGATTATGCAacgatgaaaatttttttgctaattgAATCTGAAGATGGTGATACTATAGAAAGGAAAGCTCAAGATTTTTGTAAAGCGATGTGTGAAAATGTACCTGAGGTTACTGGTGTTGTAAAAAGAATTTCCGGTTATTATTATCttctaaaaaatcgatatatttttgatgatttttttatgagtgttagttttaatgatgGGATGTTATTAACTAAAGAAAAACTTGGCTCTTATGTTACAAATTGCGCTGTAACAAATCAGCGcctatttaaaattgtattttttaaagaacCTCTTGAAAAGAACAGATatgcgattttatttttattgcatcaCGGAATTTCAGATGGTCATGGTGTATGGTTGCtaatgtataaatatttatgtgaTAAAGAATCTATACCATCCCAGAATAATTTACTTGTTCCGAGACAACAAACAAATTTCAATGATCCTTATATAGACACAAAAACTTTAACGTACGTAGCGAATCACAATGAACCGTCGATATGCAAAGGACCTTACTTTGCTATCTTTGTAGAAGAAGAAATTTCTTGTGTACCAAAACTTAAAGCTTTACGGAAACGATTTAATTGCTCCATGAATGAATTGTTTTTAGGAATAATAACTTACAATTTATACCGCAATATGAATGAAAGCTTAGATAATATTCCTAATAATATGCTTATGGGTTATATTCATCATTTTCTAAGCGATTATCAAAAAGATTTTCGAAACATGTTTTTTCCAAGAACTGATATCAGCAATAATACTTACCTTATGGCGTTTCTTGctgaaaatgttacttctTGTAGTTGCATCGAAGATTTTATTGAGTGCGTGCGACAAAAATCGCAAGAAGCAATCAAATCAGTAATGCTtcag GGATCTTATGCTTTATCGTTGGGTGTTTTGGATTTTTTACCGAAAAACTGGCTTCATAACTTTATAATTCGCCAGGTATCCCGAtcaatcttatttttttctaatgtaGGAATAACAAAAGGGATTACTGTTGGTGGAAAACGCATCGTTGGAATTCTTGGAGGAATGTCACCTGGTGGGAGTG gTATTTGTACTGGAGTGGTTACTTGTAACGATCGGTTAAATATAATGTTAAGTACAAAATTACCCATTTTTAACTCACAAGATGAGGTTCAAGATTTTATGGAAAGTTGTATTGCAAGTATACATGAGTTGTATGAGAAAGTTACAAGTTATTCCTATTAG